In Streptomyces sp. NBC_00483, a single window of DNA contains:
- a CDS encoding IclR family transcriptional regulator — MSDDMLGRGLRLLTTLSRHPEGLGVSAAARAAQLPVSSAHRLLARMTEEGFVVHDSSARTYALGLRALELAHGFHRTPAGFNHLLGPMRQLAERTGLVVIAGILDGDQVLLVRSVQGSQHLQLRSDEGTRNPWHATSLGKALVAARPEADQERLLAGPLPRSAPNTLSDPDELRAELARVRELGWAEAEEENERGVRSIAVCVPAADPDGGPPQLALSLGATVVLTGREELHDMVPLLQTAAREAAAYGR; from the coding sequence ATGAGCGATGACATGCTCGGCCGCGGGCTCAGGCTGCTCACCACGCTCTCCCGCCACCCCGAGGGCCTCGGCGTCAGCGCCGCCGCGCGCGCCGCGCAGCTGCCGGTGAGCAGCGCCCACCGGCTGCTCGCCCGGATGACCGAAGAGGGCTTCGTCGTCCACGACTCCAGCGCACGCACCTACGCCCTGGGGCTGCGCGCCCTGGAGCTGGCGCACGGCTTCCATCGGACGCCGGCCGGGTTCAACCATCTCCTCGGCCCCATGCGGCAGTTGGCGGAGCGCACGGGCCTCGTCGTCATCGCGGGCATCCTCGACGGCGACCAGGTCCTCCTCGTCCGCTCCGTGCAGGGCAGCCAGCACCTGCAACTGCGCAGCGACGAGGGCACCCGCAACCCCTGGCACGCCACCTCGCTGGGCAAGGCCCTCGTCGCGGCCCGGCCCGAGGCCGACCAGGAGCGCCTGCTGGCCGGTCCGCTGCCGCGCAGCGCGCCCAACACGCTCAGCGACCCGGACGAGCTGCGCGCCGAACTGGCCCGCGTCCGGGAGCTCGGCTGGGCGGAGGCCGAGGAGGAGAACGAGCGCGGGGTCCGCTCCATCGCCGTGTGCGTCCCCGCCGCCGACCCGGACGGCGGGCCGCCTCAGCTCGCCCTCTCCCTCGGCGCCACCGTCGTCCTCACGGGCCGCGAGGAACTCCACGACATGGTTCCGCTGTTGCAGACGGCGGCGCGGGAGGCGGCGGCGTACGGCAGGTGA
- a CDS encoding FAD binding domain-containing protein, with amino-acid sequence MKPAPFGYHRARDVDGATRLLAELGDDAKVIAGGQSLVAMMNFRLARPGHLVDIGGLRELDGMHRDTTGALHIGALTTHHTVESDPEGVLGREFAVLREAMRWIGHLPIRTRGTIGGSIAHADATAEWCLLALALRAEFVARGPRGERRVAAGDFFLGYYTSVLDPDELLVEVVFPRPAPHAALTEFAERQGDFALVSAAVDLDVTDGSVHGGRVALGGVAASVVRVPEAEAVLADGGTFADCAEAAADAVEPPSDASGSAHYRKQLVRTLVLRACEEAMSR; translated from the coding sequence ATGAAACCAGCCCCCTTCGGCTACCACAGGGCTCGTGACGTCGACGGCGCCACCCGGCTCCTGGCCGAGCTCGGCGATGACGCGAAGGTCATCGCCGGCGGCCAGAGCCTGGTCGCCATGATGAACTTCCGGCTCGCGCGGCCCGGCCACCTGGTCGACATCGGCGGCCTGCGCGAACTCGACGGCATGCACCGGGACACCACGGGTGCGCTGCACATCGGGGCGCTCACCACCCATCACACGGTGGAGAGCGACCCGGAGGGTGTGCTCGGCCGCGAGTTCGCGGTGCTGCGCGAGGCCATGCGGTGGATCGGGCACCTTCCCATCCGGACGCGCGGCACGATCGGCGGCAGCATCGCGCACGCCGACGCCACCGCCGAGTGGTGTCTGCTCGCGCTCGCGCTCCGGGCGGAGTTCGTGGCCCGCGGGCCACGCGGTGAGCGCCGCGTCGCGGCCGGGGACTTCTTCCTCGGCTACTACACCAGCGTGCTCGATCCCGACGAGCTGCTGGTCGAGGTCGTCTTCCCGCGCCCGGCCCCGCACGCCGCGCTCACCGAGTTCGCCGAGCGCCAGGGCGACTTCGCGCTGGTGTCCGCCGCCGTGGACCTCGATGTCACCGACGGCTCGGTGCACGGCGGCCGGGTGGCGCTCGGCGGGGTCGCGGCCTCGGTGGTCCGGGTGCCGGAGGCGGAGGCGGTGCTCGCGGACGGAGGCACCTTCGCCGACTGCGCCGAGGCGGCGGCCGATGCCGTCGAGCCCCCGTCGGACGCCTCGGGCAGCGCGCACTACCGCAAGCAGCTTGTCCGCACGCTGGTCCTGCGTGCCTGTGAGGAGGCGATGAGCCGATGA
- a CDS encoding MFS transporter, with product MRTGDQIVQDLPWRWNVQGKIFIIGGLGYLFDAYDIALNGFLMPLLGQHFDLSLGARGLVATANLVGMAVGAIAWGAVADRIGRKKAFSVTLLIFALFSVLGALSPTYPVFLLLRFLAGVGLGGCIPVDYALVGEFSPRKYRGRVLTALDAWWPVGVTLCGLVSTGMLSLDGNWRWMLATMVLPALLLFWARRGIPESPIYLTKKGREAEARTVIDDLVARTGAPVEPYVIPEPVPDEGPRGVAAAAQQLRNIWSFSPRITSAAWLLFATIMLVYYAALSWMPSILKEEGQGDTAAFMSTTLMSGVGIIGVLVSTALVDLVGRKWLIGVSAPVASLALVIFAIVRDMPTGSVITIGVFGFLAQLAIPALYAYVSELYPTELRASGFGWASSVSRALTGFAPLFFGSVLWPLLGLPLTFAVLGAAVLLAVGWMAVAAPETKGRELDDTDHDGGGRPSPRQENQEDQENHETSPLRLPQGS from the coding sequence GTGAGAACAGGCGATCAGATCGTTCAGGATCTCCCCTGGAGATGGAACGTCCAGGGAAAGATCTTCATCATCGGAGGTCTCGGCTACCTCTTCGACGCGTACGACATCGCCCTGAACGGCTTCCTCATGCCGCTCCTGGGCCAGCACTTCGACCTGTCCCTCGGTGCCCGAGGGCTCGTCGCCACCGCCAACCTGGTGGGCATGGCCGTCGGTGCCATCGCCTGGGGCGCGGTCGCGGACCGGATCGGCCGCAAGAAGGCGTTCAGTGTCACCCTGCTGATCTTCGCCCTGTTCTCGGTCCTGGGCGCGCTCTCCCCCACGTACCCGGTCTTCCTGCTGCTGCGGTTCCTCGCGGGAGTCGGGCTCGGCGGCTGCATCCCGGTCGACTACGCGCTGGTGGGCGAGTTCTCGCCGCGCAAGTACCGGGGCCGGGTCCTCACCGCGCTCGACGCCTGGTGGCCGGTGGGGGTGACCCTGTGCGGGCTCGTGTCCACGGGCATGCTGTCCCTCGACGGCAACTGGCGCTGGATGCTCGCCACCATGGTGCTGCCCGCGCTGCTGCTGTTCTGGGCGCGCCGCGGCATCCCCGAGTCACCCATCTACCTGACGAAGAAGGGCCGCGAGGCCGAGGCACGGACCGTCATCGACGACCTGGTGGCCCGCACGGGCGCGCCCGTCGAGCCGTACGTCATCCCCGAGCCGGTACCGGACGAGGGTCCGCGCGGGGTGGCCGCGGCCGCCCAACAGCTGCGCAACATCTGGTCGTTCAGCCCGCGCATCACCTCGGCGGCCTGGCTGCTGTTCGCCACCATCATGCTCGTCTACTACGCGGCGCTGAGCTGGATGCCGTCGATCCTCAAGGAGGAGGGGCAGGGTGACACGGCCGCCTTCATGAGCACGACGCTGATGAGCGGCGTGGGCATCATCGGCGTCCTCGTCTCGACGGCCCTGGTCGACCTGGTCGGCCGCAAGTGGCTGATCGGTGTCTCGGCCCCGGTCGCCTCGCTCGCCCTCGTGATCTTCGCGATCGTGCGGGACATGCCGACCGGCTCGGTCATCACCATCGGCGTGTTCGGCTTCCTCGCCCAACTCGCCATCCCCGCCCTGTACGCGTACGTCTCCGAGCTGTACCCGACCGAACTGCGGGCCAGTGGCTTCGGCTGGGCCTCCTCGGTCAGCCGGGCACTCACCGGGTTCGCCCCGCTGTTCTTCGGCTCGGTGCTGTGGCCCCTGCTGGGCCTTCCGTTGACGTTCGCGGTGCTCGGCGCGGCCGTGCTCCTCGCCGTCGGCTGGATGGCCGTGGCGGCGCCGGAGACGAAGGGCCGGGAGCTGGACGACACGGACCACGACGGCGGCGGCCGGCCATCCCCGCGACAGGAAAACCAGGAAGACCAGGAGAACCATGAAACCAGCCCCCTTCGGCTACCACAGGGCTCGTGA
- a CDS encoding maleate cis-trans isomerase family protein, with amino-acid sequence MTDHHIGMIVPSSNLTMETELPRLMRAREAVSPEDRFVFHSSRMRMKHVTPEELRAMNAQTERAVLELADARPDVVATACLVAIMAQGPGHHCTAEDEIKDVLRAQEALVPVVSSAGALLDGIAALDAKKVAIVTPYMKPLTQKVADYIEDAGVEVVDALSLEVPDNLAVARLDPQDLREHYKRLKLGDADALVLSACVQMPSLPAIQPVEDELGLPVLSAATATAYRILSELGLPPLAPNAGRLLAGPTAP; translated from the coding sequence ATGACAGACCATCACATAGGGATGATCGTCCCCAGCTCGAACCTCACGATGGAGACCGAACTCCCCCGCCTGATGCGGGCGCGCGAGGCCGTCTCCCCGGAGGACCGCTTCGTCTTCCACAGCAGCCGGATGCGCATGAAGCACGTCACCCCCGAAGAGCTGCGGGCGATGAACGCGCAGACGGAGCGCGCGGTCCTGGAGCTGGCCGACGCCCGGCCGGACGTCGTGGCGACGGCCTGCCTCGTCGCCATCATGGCGCAGGGCCCGGGCCACCACTGCACGGCCGAGGACGAGATCAAGGACGTGCTGCGCGCCCAGGAGGCACTGGTCCCCGTGGTCTCCAGCGCCGGCGCACTGCTCGACGGGATCGCCGCGCTCGACGCCAAGAAGGTCGCCATCGTCACGCCCTACATGAAGCCGCTGACCCAGAAGGTCGCCGACTACATCGAGGACGCGGGCGTCGAGGTGGTGGACGCGCTGAGCCTGGAGGTGCCGGACAACCTGGCCGTCGCCCGGCTCGACCCGCAGGACCTGCGCGAGCACTACAAGCGCCTGAAGCTCGGCGACGCGGACGCGCTGGTGCTGTCCGCCTGCGTACAGATGCCGTCCCTGCCGGCGATCCAGCCGGTCGAGGACGAGCTGGGGCTCCCGGTCCTGTCGGCGGCCACCGCCACGGCGTACCGGATCCTGTCCGAGCTGGGCCTGCCGCCGCTGGCGCCGAACGCGGGCCGCCTGCTGGCCGGACCGACCGCGCCGTGA
- a CDS encoding xanthine dehydrogenase family protein molybdopterin-binding subunit: protein MTRPDAPKTHPADDKGRLTGRSVARREDPRLLSGRGRFVDDIALPGMLHAQFVRSTVAHGEIASVDLTAVREVPGVVAAFTAEDLELTDITAELGRPRSEFVPTAMPVLARDRVRYVGEPVAIVVARDAYAAEDGLEAAKVRYTTLPPVTSENEALAPGAPLVHEEATRNTLVDVSLFATEGIDEVFDAAECVVHVESRTGRQNALPLETRGAVAHWDDREEQLVLNTCTQVPHQVRTVASRCLRLDERAVRVVVPDMGGGFGQKCVVGREEIAAAAAALRLRRPVKWIEDRKDALSASFLAREQHYDVRAAFDADGHILGLDADVVCDMGAYSCYPFTAGIEPLMASAEMPGVYKVPAYRVRGRAVTTNKAPTAPYRGVSRPQYVMVMERLFERAARELGLDAVEIRRRNVITEFPYTGVNNITYDPGSYLESLDLCERLVKDEGWYEKQAAAAAEGRYLGIGYSCFSERTGYGSTAFAQRKMQVVPGFDISEVRMDTSGAVTVTSGTMSHGQSHETTFAQIVADELGLELGKVKLHQGDTDRVTYGYGTFASRSVTIGGSAVRIAAAKLGEKLCRIAAALWETEPAEVELTRGGVRRKDGSDPAFLTYEELADIAYLRAHLLPRDIEPGLSATATFDVFNDGTFSNATHAVVVELHQGTGQVEILRYVCVEDCGVAINPQVVEGQCRGGIAQGIAGALFEQVTYDAQGEPSATSFMDYKVPTAHEIPDVLIHHLETPCTFNETGAKGAGEGGTIGAPAAVLNAVNDALRPTAVELDHTPITPETVHRALNLEPTS, encoded by the coding sequence ATGACGCGTCCGGATGCGCCGAAGACACACCCGGCAGACGACAAGGGGCGGTTGACCGGGCGGTCGGTGGCACGCCGTGAGGACCCGCGACTCCTTTCCGGGCGCGGCCGGTTCGTCGACGACATCGCGCTGCCCGGCATGCTGCACGCCCAGTTCGTGCGCAGCACGGTCGCGCACGGCGAGATCGCCTCCGTCGATCTGACGGCGGTGCGTGAGGTGCCGGGCGTGGTCGCGGCCTTCACCGCCGAGGACCTGGAGCTGACGGACATCACGGCCGAACTCGGCCGCCCCCGCTCGGAGTTCGTGCCCACGGCCATGCCGGTGCTCGCCCGTGACCGGGTGCGCTACGTCGGGGAGCCCGTCGCGATCGTGGTGGCGCGCGACGCGTACGCCGCGGAGGACGGCCTGGAGGCGGCCAAGGTCCGCTACACGACGCTGCCCCCGGTGACCTCCGAGAACGAGGCCCTGGCGCCCGGCGCCCCGCTCGTCCACGAGGAGGCCACGCGCAACACCCTGGTGGACGTCTCCCTGTTCGCCACGGAGGGCATCGACGAGGTCTTCGACGCCGCCGAGTGTGTCGTTCATGTCGAGTCGCGGACCGGTCGGCAGAACGCGCTCCCCCTGGAGACGCGTGGGGCCGTCGCCCACTGGGACGACCGGGAGGAACAGCTCGTCCTCAACACCTGCACCCAAGTACCGCACCAGGTACGGACGGTGGCCTCCCGGTGTCTGCGCCTGGACGAGCGGGCGGTGCGGGTCGTGGTGCCCGACATGGGCGGCGGCTTCGGCCAGAAGTGTGTCGTGGGCCGCGAGGAGATCGCCGCGGCAGCCGCCGCGCTGCGCCTGCGCCGGCCCGTGAAGTGGATCGAGGACCGCAAGGACGCGCTTTCCGCGTCGTTCCTCGCCCGCGAGCAGCACTACGACGTGCGGGCCGCCTTCGACGCGGACGGGCACATCCTGGGGCTCGACGCGGACGTGGTGTGCGACATGGGTGCGTACTCCTGCTACCCGTTCACCGCGGGCATCGAGCCGCTGATGGCCTCGGCGGAGATGCCCGGCGTCTACAAGGTGCCCGCCTACCGGGTGCGCGGCCGTGCGGTCACCACCAACAAGGCGCCCACCGCCCCGTACCGCGGAGTGAGCCGTCCGCAGTACGTGATGGTGATGGAGCGTCTCTTCGAGCGCGCCGCACGCGAGTTGGGCCTCGACGCGGTCGAGATCCGTCGCCGCAACGTCATCACCGAGTTCCCGTACACGGGCGTCAACAACATCACGTACGACCCGGGCTCCTACCTGGAGTCGCTCGACCTGTGCGAGCGGCTCGTCAAGGACGAGGGCTGGTACGAGAAGCAAGCGGCCGCGGCGGCCGAGGGCCGGTACCTCGGCATCGGCTACTCCTGCTTCAGCGAGCGCACCGGATACGGGTCCACGGCCTTCGCCCAGCGCAAGATGCAGGTCGTCCCCGGCTTCGACATCTCCGAGGTGCGGATGGACACCAGCGGAGCGGTCACCGTCACCAGCGGCACGATGAGCCACGGGCAGAGCCACGAGACGACGTTCGCGCAGATCGTCGCCGACGAACTCGGCCTGGAACTCGGCAAGGTGAAGCTGCATCAGGGCGACACCGACCGCGTCACGTACGGCTACGGCACCTTCGCCAGCCGCTCCGTCACCATCGGCGGCAGCGCGGTACGGATCGCCGCCGCCAAGCTCGGCGAGAAGCTGTGCCGGATCGCGGCGGCGCTCTGGGAGACCGAGCCGGCCGAGGTGGAGCTGACGCGCGGCGGCGTGCGGCGCAAGGACGGCAGTGACCCCGCGTTCCTCACGTACGAGGAGCTGGCCGACATCGCGTATCTGCGCGCCCACCTGCTGCCCCGTGACATCGAGCCGGGACTGAGCGCCACCGCCACCTTCGACGTGTTCAACGACGGCACCTTCTCCAACGCCACCCACGCCGTCGTCGTCGAACTCCACCAGGGCACCGGGCAGGTGGAGATCCTGCGCTATGTGTGCGTCGAGGACTGCGGCGTCGCCATCAACCCGCAGGTCGTGGAGGGGCAGTGCCGTGGTGGCATCGCCCAGGGCATCGCGGGCGCGCTCTTCGAGCAGGTGACGTACGACGCGCAGGGCGAGCCGTCGGCGACCAGCTTCATGGACTACAAGGTGCCGACCGCCCACGAGATCCCGGACGTGCTCATCCACCACCTCGAAACGCCGTGCACGTTCAACGAGACCGGCGCCAAGGGCGCGGGCGAGGGCGGCACCATCGGCGCGCCCGCCGCGGTCCTCAACGCCGTCAACGACGCGCTGCGGCCGACGGCTGTGGAACTCGACCACACCCCCATCACCCCGGAGACGGTGCACCGCGCCCTGAACCTGGAGCCCACTTCATGA
- a CDS encoding FAD-dependent monooxygenase encodes MPLSQSYEVTVVGGGLGGLTAALALRHKGLRVTVLEQAAELGEVGAGIQTAPNASRVLMRLGLRKQLEAIRTEPQDQVRRRWQDGSIIGLTPLGRRVQEEFNAPYWHYHRADLHRTILDACTDPLGPGPAVEIVTGARVVELDRTSPDRPVAVTDDGTRHEADVLVGADGIHSRVRDLIGAEDTLVFSGDMAFRTLIPGELLHADPATRFLFDRYQSTIWYGPGRHLVHYLIRGGEWLNIVGCVPWKDEYGEKTTFSGTTEMLVDAYAEWDDRAPAMLAKAKGDITCFPLYHRRRDPNWVDGRVALLGDACHAMLPYQAQGASQAMEDGAVLAEELGAVTREGIPGALQRYVNRRARHAGMVQQASLRNQVFYRFPDGPEQQARDAKLGERYDGESDVSYDWLWRGTPLDTSDDESFAYRHHH; translated from the coding sequence AAGGGACTGCGCGTCACCGTCCTCGAACAGGCCGCCGAACTCGGCGAGGTGGGCGCCGGCATCCAGACCGCACCGAACGCCAGCCGGGTCCTGATGCGGCTCGGCCTGCGCAAGCAGCTGGAGGCCATCCGCACCGAGCCGCAGGACCAGGTGCGCCGCCGCTGGCAGGACGGCAGCATCATCGGGCTCACCCCGCTCGGCCGCCGTGTCCAGGAGGAGTTCAACGCCCCCTACTGGCACTACCACCGCGCCGATCTGCACCGCACCATCCTCGACGCGTGCACCGACCCGCTGGGCCCCGGGCCCGCCGTCGAGATCGTCACCGGGGCGCGCGTCGTGGAACTCGACCGTACGTCCCCGGACCGTCCCGTCGCGGTCACCGACGACGGCACCCGGCACGAGGCCGACGTGCTGGTCGGCGCCGACGGCATCCACTCCCGCGTCCGCGACCTCATCGGCGCCGAGGACACCCTGGTCTTCTCCGGCGACATGGCCTTCCGCACGCTGATACCCGGCGAGCTGCTGCACGCCGACCCGGCCACCCGCTTCCTCTTCGACCGCTACCAGAGCACCATCTGGTACGGGCCCGGGCGCCATCTCGTCCACTACCTGATCCGCGGCGGCGAGTGGCTCAACATCGTCGGCTGCGTCCCGTGGAAGGACGAGTACGGCGAGAAGACCACCTTCTCCGGCACTACCGAGATGCTCGTCGACGCCTACGCGGAGTGGGACGACCGCGCGCCGGCCATGCTCGCCAAGGCCAAGGGCGACATCACCTGCTTCCCGCTCTACCACCGCCGCCGCGACCCGAACTGGGTCGACGGCCGCGTGGCCCTTCTCGGCGACGCCTGCCACGCGATGCTCCCCTACCAGGCGCAGGGTGCCTCGCAGGCCATGGAGGACGGGGCCGTGCTCGCCGAGGAGCTGGGCGCGGTGACCCGCGAGGGGATCCCCGGCGCGTTGCAGCGGTACGTCAACCGCCGCGCCCGGCACGCCGGGATGGTGCAGCAGGCCTCGCTGCGCAACCAGGTCTTCTACCGCTTCCCCGACGGTCCGGAGCAGCAGGCCCGCGACGCCAAGCTCGGCGAGCGCTACGACGGCGAGTCCGACGTGTCCTACGACTGGCTGTGGCGCGGCACCCCGCTGGACACCTCCGACGACGAGTCCTTCGCCTACCGCCACCACCACTGA
- a CDS encoding SRPBCC family protein has product MQLTNTVVVNAAPDAVFALVSDVEKVASCMPGAALDGRDGDAWRGAVKVKVGPISAAYAGTVRFLEVDAEKRRLRVHASGADTHGNGDAEAEVVLDIGEAPEGARLELSTDLLIRGKLAQFGKGAIATVSDRILQQFAQNLGNLLLDQGSATGAAPVSTAQPKAATTGTPTAPAELDGLSLVAGPLLAKYGPAAAGLAVGLVQGWLFGKLRAQSAQLKDLRVKDLRRQG; this is encoded by the coding sequence ATGCAGCTGACCAACACCGTCGTCGTCAACGCCGCCCCGGACGCGGTGTTCGCGCTCGTCAGCGACGTGGAGAAGGTGGCGTCCTGCATGCCGGGCGCGGCCCTCGATGGCCGGGACGGCGATGCCTGGCGGGGCGCGGTCAAGGTCAAGGTGGGACCGATCAGCGCCGCGTATGCGGGCACCGTGCGGTTCCTGGAGGTCGACGCGGAGAAGCGCCGGCTGCGCGTGCACGCGAGCGGCGCCGACACCCACGGCAACGGTGACGCCGAGGCCGAGGTGGTCCTGGACATCGGCGAGGCCCCGGAGGGCGCACGTCTTGAGCTCAGTACGGATCTGCTGATCCGCGGCAAGCTGGCCCAGTTCGGCAAGGGCGCGATCGCCACGGTCTCGGACCGGATCCTTCAGCAGTTCGCGCAGAACCTCGGGAATCTGCTGCTCGACCAGGGGTCCGCCACGGGTGCCGCCCCCGTCTCGACGGCACAGCCCAAGGCCGCGACCACCGGGACTCCCACCGCACCCGCCGAACTCGACGGTCTGTCGCTGGTCGCGGGACCGCTCCTGGCCAAGTACGGCCCGGCCGCAGCGGGTCTCGCCGTCGGGCTCGTCCAGGGGTGGCTGTTCGGCAAGCTGCGGGCACAGTCGGCCCAGCTGAAGGACCTGCGCGTGAAGGACCTGCGCCGGCAAGGGTGA
- a CDS encoding isochorismatase family protein codes for MPTPYDPATDRVYERAGFGAAVARGHRPALIVVDLTRGFTEPGFTTGSDLTAPVEATAELVRAARTGGVPVVWTVIAYTAAEAEGDAVTWLAKAPGMRALREGGEAVALDPRLPYEEGDQFIVKKGASAFFGTALASLLTGLGCDTAVVCGATTSGCVRATAVDAVQYGWPVLVPAEACGDRAAGPHEAALFDIQAKYGDVVGHEDMVKYLTTKGV; via the coding sequence GTGCCCACCCCGTACGACCCCGCCACCGACCGCGTCTACGAACGCGCCGGGTTCGGCGCCGCCGTCGCCCGCGGCCACCGTCCCGCCCTGATCGTGGTCGACCTGACGCGCGGCTTCACCGAGCCGGGCTTCACCACCGGCAGCGATCTGACCGCCCCCGTCGAGGCCACGGCGGAGCTGGTGCGCGCGGCCCGCACCGGCGGCGTACCCGTGGTGTGGACGGTCATCGCCTACACGGCCGCCGAGGCCGAGGGCGACGCGGTCACCTGGCTCGCCAAGGCTCCCGGCATGCGGGCGCTGCGCGAAGGCGGCGAGGCCGTCGCCCTCGACCCCCGACTGCCGTACGAGGAGGGGGACCAGTTCATCGTGAAGAAGGGCGCGTCGGCGTTCTTCGGCACCGCGCTGGCCTCCCTGCTCACCGGCCTCGGCTGCGACACGGCGGTCGTCTGCGGCGCCACGACGAGCGGCTGTGTGCGGGCCACGGCGGTGGACGCGGTGCAGTACGGCTGGCCGGTCCTCGTGCCCGCCGAGGCCTGTGGCGACCGGGCCGCGGGGCCGCATGAGGCGGCGCTCTTCGACATCCAGGCCAAGTACGGGGATGTCGTGGGCCACGAGGACATGGTGAAGTACCTGACGACGAAGGGGGTTTGA
- a CDS encoding alpha/beta fold hydrolase, translating to MNASSGAARDAAQDAGQDAAQDREARRPERYLTQPGLADLADIPAVSRWARSGDVRLHVLDYGGEGVPLLILPGITSPAITMDFVARELTDLARPLVLDIRGRGLSDDAEDHSLDALAADTEAVIEQLELADPVLFGHSMGARIAAATAVRSHVPLGGTLLVDPPMSGPSRGPYPTTLAAFTRQLSQAQRGTDADEVGGFWPTWPRRELELRARWLASCGLEAIERAHRGFESEDFFAWWPQVPGPTTLLYGADSPVVTAEGAAEATAANPAARMVRIPAAGHMVFWDNPATALDLLRTALRQTLSPEPEAHSIPPHDSGAMTSPSTPSQADDVAAPDELTHAPGFLARRLYQAYLAAWLHDVDATLTGPQFAVLQIIGENPGCDQRSIAALAALDTSTMADVARRLENRGLLSRAPSPADARRKLLNLTEEGRATVHDANLRARKLDEELLRPIPAEQRADVLRHLAVLADHWERLGQQH from the coding sequence ATGAACGCGTCTTCCGGAGCCGCACGAGATGCCGCGCAGGATGCCGGACAGGATGCCGCTCAGGACCGCGAGGCCCGACGGCCGGAGCGTTACCTGACGCAGCCCGGCCTCGCGGACCTCGCCGACATCCCGGCCGTCAGCCGCTGGGCCCGCAGCGGGGACGTGCGGCTGCACGTGCTGGACTACGGCGGCGAAGGCGTCCCCCTGCTGATCCTGCCCGGCATCACCAGCCCGGCGATCACCATGGACTTCGTCGCCCGTGAACTGACGGACCTGGCAAGGCCGTTGGTCCTCGACATCCGCGGCCGCGGCCTCAGTGACGACGCGGAGGACCACTCGCTCGACGCCCTCGCCGCCGACACGGAAGCCGTGATCGAGCAGCTGGAGCTGGCGGACCCCGTGCTCTTCGGACACTCCATGGGTGCCCGGATCGCCGCCGCCACCGCTGTGCGGAGCCATGTCCCGCTCGGTGGAACGCTGTTGGTGGACCCGCCGATGAGCGGCCCGAGCCGGGGGCCTTACCCGACCACGCTCGCGGCGTTCACGCGCCAGCTGTCGCAAGCCCAGCGCGGCACGGATGCCGACGAGGTCGGCGGCTTCTGGCCGACGTGGCCGCGCCGGGAGCTGGAGCTGCGGGCCCGCTGGCTCGCCAGCTGCGGCCTGGAGGCGATCGAGCGCGCCCACCGGGGCTTCGAGAGCGAGGACTTCTTCGCCTGGTGGCCCCAGGTGCCGGGCCCCACGACGCTGCTGTACGGGGCCGACAGCCCGGTCGTCACCGCCGAGGGCGCCGCGGAGGCCACCGCCGCGAACCCGGCGGCGCGCATGGTTCGCATCCCCGCGGCGGGACATATGGTCTTCTGGGACAACCCGGCGACGGCCCTGGACCTGCTGCGCACCGCGCTGCGGCAGACCCTCTCCCCGGAGCCGGAGGCCCACTCGATCCCTCCACACGACAGCGGTGCCATGACCTCGCCCTCCACCCCCAGCCAGGCCGACGACGTCGCCGCGCCCGACGAACTCACCCACGCGCCGGGCTTCCTGGCCCGCCGGCTGTACCAGGCGTACCTCGCCGCGTGGCTGCACGACGTCGACGCGACGCTGACCGGGCCGCAGTTCGCCGTCCTGCAGATCATCGGCGAGAACCCCGGCTGCGACCAGCGCTCCATCGCCGCGCTCGCCGCGCTCGACACCTCGACGATGGCCGACGTCGCCCGGCGCCTGGAGAACCGGGGCCTGCTGTCCCGCGCCCCCTCCCCCGCCGACGCGCGGCGCAAGCTCCTCAACCTCACGGAGGAGGGCCGCGCCACCGTGCACGACGCGAACCTGCGGGCCCGCAAGCTGGACGAGGAGCTACTGCGGCCGATCCCGGCGGAGCAGCGCGCCGACGTCCTGCGGCACCTGGCGGTGCTCGCCGACCACTGGGAGCGGCTCGGTCAGCAGCACTGA
- a CDS encoding (2Fe-2S)-binding protein produces MTTTPDNLLLLTLNVNGEEHEVITEPRRTLVDVLRHDLRLTGTHVGCEHGICGACTVLVDDRPARACLMFAAQAEGARIRTVESLADPATGELNDLQRSFTEHHGLQCGFCTPGFLMLADGFLAERPEATKEEIREVVAANLCRCTGYQTIVEAIDSCATARRAGCAKTCTAIEETACS; encoded by the coding sequence ATGACCACCACCCCGGACAACCTGCTCCTGCTCACCCTGAACGTCAACGGCGAGGAGCACGAGGTGATCACCGAGCCGCGCCGCACCCTCGTCGACGTACTCCGCCACGATCTGCGTCTGACCGGCACACATGTCGGCTGCGAGCACGGCATCTGCGGGGCCTGCACGGTCCTGGTCGACGACCGGCCCGCGCGGGCCTGCCTGATGTTCGCCGCGCAGGCCGAGGGCGCCCGGATACGTACCGTCGAGTCCCTCGCGGACCCGGCGACCGGTGAACTCAACGATCTGCAACGGTCGTTCACCGAACACCACGGCCTGCAGTGCGGCTTCTGCACACCCGGTTTCCTGATGCTCGCGGACGGCTTCCTCGCCGAGCGTCCGGAGGCCACCAAGGAGGAGATCCGGGAGGTCGTGGCCGCCAACCTGTGCCGGTGCACCGGCTACCAGACCATCGTCGAGGCGATCGACTCCTGCGCCACGGCCCGCCGCGCCGGCTGCGCCAAGACCTGCACCGCAATCGAGGAGACAGCATGCAGCTGA